A portion of the Simkania negevensis Z genome contains these proteins:
- the nusA gene encoding transcription termination factor NusA, with the protein MNKDLVAIFEYLEREKGIKRETIIKAIEESLQVAARKSAKGAGTISVEIDPRNGEIKVIAEKEIVEEVTYPDEEILIEEARELDPTCELGQFIRVTVTPADFGRIAAQTAKQVISQKLRSAERDVIYEEYRHRIGEIVSGTVKRLVKGSTLIVDLGKVEAILPDRFYPKTEKYHVGDRIQALLWEVRDTEGGGAEVVLSRSHPEMVEQLFIQEVPELHEETIGIKKIVREAGYRTKIAVYSNDPKVDPLGACVGVRGTRVKNIIRELNNEKIDIVIYTNDPVELFQSLVHPIEPKKIQYDRAKNAIFAVVEDEDYPIVIGKRGMNARLNAELIGAEIEVKKMSEYQAALTFEKQQLSQDVGPELDMELEQVEGLNQFVIDSLKEAGYNTPRKILNAPIEELMKSTGISSEMAQDIIEKIQKIRT; encoded by the coding sequence ATGAATAAAGACTTAGTCGCTATTTTTGAATACCTTGAACGAGAAAAAGGGATCAAGCGAGAAACGATTATCAAAGCCATTGAGGAATCGCTTCAAGTCGCTGCACGAAAAAGTGCTAAAGGCGCTGGAACCATTTCGGTCGAAATCGATCCTCGCAACGGTGAAATCAAAGTGATCGCAGAGAAAGAGATCGTTGAAGAGGTTACCTATCCCGATGAAGAAATTCTCATTGAAGAAGCACGTGAACTCGATCCTACGTGTGAGCTTGGTCAATTCATCCGTGTGACTGTTACGCCAGCTGATTTTGGACGAATTGCCGCTCAAACAGCCAAGCAAGTGATCTCTCAAAAACTTCGTAGCGCAGAGCGTGACGTCATTTACGAAGAATACCGCCACCGCATTGGTGAAATTGTTTCGGGAACTGTAAAGCGTCTTGTTAAAGGTTCCACGCTGATTGTTGACCTTGGAAAAGTCGAAGCCATTCTTCCTGATCGATTTTACCCCAAAACAGAAAAATATCATGTCGGTGATCGCATTCAAGCCCTTCTTTGGGAAGTACGTGATACTGAAGGGGGCGGTGCAGAAGTCGTACTTTCTCGCAGCCATCCAGAAATGGTCGAACAACTCTTCATCCAAGAAGTTCCTGAGTTGCACGAAGAAACTATTGGAATTAAAAAGATCGTGAGAGAAGCTGGATACCGCACAAAAATCGCTGTCTACTCGAATGATCCAAAAGTTGATCCTCTAGGTGCTTGTGTCGGTGTACGAGGCACACGCGTTAAAAATATTATTAGAGAGCTCAATAATGAGAAAATCGACATTGTCATCTATACAAATGACCCTGTCGAACTTTTTCAAAGCTTGGTTCATCCGATAGAGCCTAAAAAAATTCAATACGATAGAGCAAAAAATGCGATTTTTGCCGTTGTAGAAGATGAAGATTATCCGATTGTAATCGGAAAAAGAGGAATGAATGCCCGCCTCAACGCTGAACTGATTGGCGCTGAGATTGAGGTAAAGAAAATGAGTGAGTATCAAGCTGCACTTACTTTTGAGAAACAACAACTTTCTCAAGATGTAGGCCCTGAGCTTGATATGGAACTTGAACAGGTCGAAGGCCTAAACCAATTTGTTATCGACAGCTTAAAAGAGGCTGGATACAACACTCCACGTAAAATTCTCAATGCTCCCATTGAAGAATTGATGAAGTCGACAGGTATCAGCTCTGAAATGGCTCAAGATATCATAGAAAAAATCCAGAAAATAAGGACCTAA